The following DNA comes from Ignavibacteriales bacterium.
ACATGGTGCGCTTAAGTGGAGGCCGATCTTCCACCAGGCGAATCTTCCGGTATTTGAAAGACTCTATGAGTCTGTCAAGACCGGTCAGGAAACACGCGAAGTAATTCAAGACTGCGGCGGTAAGGATTACCAAGAATATCTGTCGAAGAAGCTTGGCGAGATTCATAATTCTGAGATGTGGCGTACTGGTGGTGCGGTTCGCGCGCTCCGTCCTAAAGAGAAAGCAAAGTCAAAGACGACTTCCAAGCGTGTCAAAGGAATCAGCGGTCGAGGACAAAATTAAAATATAGGAAAACTCAAATTACAAATGACAAATAGCAAACAATTTCCACCAATGAAAATCTAAAACACGCAACAAATCGTTTTTAGTTTTGGTATTTCGAATATGGTCATTTGTTTGGAGTTTGGAACTTGAGATTTTATAAATGCACTGTGAAGAGAAGTAATCATTCATAGATTAGTAAAAGGTTGTCTATGCAACAAATATATCTCTATGATACAACGCTGCGCGACGGCACACAAGGCGAAGAGATCTCTTTCTCTGCCGAAGATAAGATAAAGATTGCCAAACGGCTTGATGTGTTTGGTGTGTCATATATCGAGGGCGGCTGGCCCGGTTCGAATCCGAAGGATATGGAATTTTTCGAACGTGCTCGCAACACTAAGTTTTTGCATGCAAAAATCGCGGCGTTTGGTTCTACACGCCGTGCAAAAAATCCTGTCGAGAAAGATGCGAATATTCGCGCTCTCTTGGATGCACAGACGCCGGTTGTAACAATTTTCGGCAAAACATGGCTGCTCCATGTGAAAGAAGCATTGCAAATTTCACCCGAACAAAATTTAACGATCATTAGCGATTCCGTCGTCTATCTTAAGAAACATGGAAAAGAAGTGATCTACGATGCAGAACATTTCTTCGATGGATATAAACAGGATAAGGCCTATGCCATGCAGACATTAATGGCTGCTGCCAAGGCGGGTGCAGAAATCCTTGTTCTGTGCGATACCAACGGCGGTACCCTGCCGTGGGAAGTAGCAGAATTAGTACGTGAGGTCAAAAAGAATATTTCTACTCCGCTTGGTATTCATACGCACAACGATTCAGGAACCGCTGTCGCAAGTTCATTGATGGCGGTGCGCGAAGGATGTGTGCAAGTTCAGGGAACGATCAACGGTTATGGCGAGCGGTGCGGGAATGCCAACCTCTGCACAATTATTCCCGATCTTCAATTAAAGATGGGATATCGTTGTGTTGCAGATGAACAACTGCAGCACCTTACGAGCGTTTCACGATACATAAGTGAACTGGCAAATATGAAACACCAGAAGAATCTTCCGTTCGTCGGTGAAAGTGCATTTGCCCACAAAGGCGGCGTTCATGTCAGTGCTGTGATGAAATCTGCACTTACCTATGAGCATATCGTACCTGAATCAGTGGGCAGTGTTCGCCGAGTTCTCATTTCAGATCTTTCTGGTCGAAGCAATGTTCTCTTCAAAGTGAAGGAATTAGGCATGGAGCTGAACGAAAAATCTCCAGCCGTGCAGAAAATCGTTGATGAAATCAAAGAGATGGAACACTTCGGCTATAGTTATGAAGATGCCGAAGGATCGTTTGAGTTGATGGTAAAGCGCCATACCGGAGAGATGAAACAATTCTTCGATTTAGAACGATTCAAGGTCAGCATCCAAAAAGATAGTCTTGAAAAGGATGCACGTTCTGAAGCACTTATTAAGATACGCGTAGGCAACGAGACAGAAATCACTGCTGCCGAGGGAGATGGCCCGATTAATGCACTCGATAAAGCGCTGCGAAAAGCTCTTGAAAAATTTTATCCAGAACTCAGTGAAATTCACCTGACTGATTACAAAGTGCGTGTGCTTGATACACAAAATGCAACAGCGGCAAAAGTGCGCGTACTTATTGAGACGAAAAACGGTGAATCATCATGGAATACAGTCGGTGTATCTCCGGACGTGGTTGAAGCAAGCTGGAAAGCTCTGGTTGATTCGATCAGTTATCACTTATTGAAGCACAAGGCAAAAGAGATCAAATAATATATTTGGTTCTTTATAAAGGGGAAATTGTTCAATGATTATTGTGATGAAAGCAGGTGCAGCCCAGCAGGAAATTGACCGTGTCTTCGAGAAAGTGCAAGAACTTGGATTCCGTGTGCATCCAATTTATGGCGAATTGCGCACCGTGATTGCTTGTGTGGGAGATGAGCGCGGGAAGTACCGATTGCAGGCACTCGAAACACTCGATGGCGTGGAAAATGTTGTCCCGATTTTAAAACCGTTTAAGCTTGCAAGCCGGGAATGGAATGAGTCTCGAACGTCTATTACAATTCCGGCTCCGAATGAAACCAATCTGCCGCCTGTTGTCATTGGTAACGGCACTATTGTTGTGATGGCGGGACCTTGCTCGGTTGAAAGCCGCGAACAAATTCTCCTTTCAGCAGAATTAGTAAAGAAGGCGGGAGCGAAAGTTCTGCGCGGAGGTGCGTTCAAACCACGGACATCACCTTATGCATTTCAAGGTTTAGAAGAAGAAGGATTAAAACTCCTTGCCGAAGCGCGTGAAAAAACCGGGCTGCTTATTATTACAGAAGTAATCACACCGACCGACGTACCGCTCGTGGCAGACTATGCAGACATTTTACAGGTTGGCGCGCGGAACATGCAAAACTTTGCACTGCTGAAAGACATCGGTAAATTAAAGAAACCGGTTCTGCTAAAACGCGGCCAGTCCAGCACATTGAAAGAATTGCTTATGTCGGCAGAATACATTATGTCGCAGGGAAATGAACAAGTCATACTCTGCGAACGAGGCATCAGAACATTTGAAGATTACACCCGCAACACCTGTGATCTCTCAGCGGTGCCGGCTTTGAAAGAGTTGAGTCATCTGCCTGTGATCGTTGATCCAAGTCATGGCACTGGCGTGCGCAGTCTTGTGACACCGCTTGCAAAAGCAGCTATTGCTGTTGGTGCCGATGGACTCATTATTGAAGTGCATCCGCATCCGGAAGCTGCATTTTCGGATGGGGCGCAATCGCTAACACCGGAACAATTTGGAATATTGATGGAGTGGGTTCGCAAGTTAGCACACCTCGAAAACAAAACAGTGTAGGAAAACAAACTATGGAAAACCGAATATATATTTTTGACACGACACTGCGCGACGGCGAACAATCTCCCGGCTGTAGTATGAATATTGAAGAAAAGCTTCGTCTCGCCCGTCAACTTCAGCTTCTTTGCGTCGATGTGATCGAGGCAGGATTTCCTATTGCATCTGTCGGCGACTTCGAGGCAGTAAAACTCGTTGCGGAGAAAATAAAAACTTGCACAGTCGCAGCACTTGCCCGTACCGTAAAGCTGGATATTGATCGTGCATGGGAAGCGATTCAAGGAGCGGTCAAGCCGCGTATCCATACGTTTATCGCAACGTCGGATTTGCATTTGAAGTACAAACTGAAGAAATCACGTGAGCAGGTTTTACAAGATGCAGTGTGGGCGGTGAAGTATGCTAAATCGCTATGTGAAGAAGTAGAATTTTCTTGTGAAGATGCCTCCCGTACCGATATTAATTATTTATACGAAGTTGTCGAAGCAACAATTGACGCCGGTGCAAGTATTATCAATCTGCCTGATACCGTCGGGTATGCTATTCCTGATGAATATGGTGCAATGTTTCGTATGGTGCGAGAACGAGTGCCGAATATCAACAAAGCGATTTTGAGCTCACATTGTCATAACGATCTCGGTCTGGCAGTTGCCAATTCTATTGCTGCGATTCAAAATGGTGTACGACAGGTGGAGTGCACTCTGAACGGGATTGGTGAACGTGCGGGCAACGCTTCGTTAGAAGAAATAGCTATGGCTATCAAGACGCGGCACGAAAAACTTGGTCTTAAAACGAATATTGATACAGAGGAGATTTACAAATCAAGTAAATTATTGAGCAGTCTTACCGGTATGATGGTTCAGCGAAATAAAGCAATCGTCGGCGCGAATGCGTTTGCCCACGAAGCCGGCATTCACCAGGATGGAGTGCTCAAGAGCCCTATCACATACGAAATCATGACGCCGCAGTCAGTCGGTATCAAACATACCATGTTGGTGCTTGGAAAACATTCCGGCAGACATGCATTGAAACAGCGATATACTGAATTGGGATACAAATTATCTGACGAAGAGCTCCAGCGCGCCTATAAACTCTTTTGTGAGATAGCCGATCAAAAGAAAGAAGTATTTGATGAGGACCTTGAAGCAATTCTTGAAACCTCCAGTGAAACCGAAGAAGTGTATCATCTTGCGAACATTCAAATCGTCAGCGGTACAAATCTTCGTCCGACTGCAACAATCGAATTACAGCAAGGTGACCAAACAATTGTAGACTCGGCAACAGGTGACGGACCTGTGGACGCTTCTTATAAAGCGATCGAACGTATAACCGGTATGATTGGAAAGCTAACGGAATATTCTATCAAATCTGTTAGCCTTGGTCATGATGCAGTCGGTGAAGTATTTGTGCGCGTTGAGTTTGATGGTGTGTTGTATAACGGCCGCGCCGCAAGTACAGATATTCTTGCCGGGAGTGCGCGAGCATACTTAGAAGCGTTGAACCGGGCCTTGGCATCAAAAAAACGAAAAGAAGAACAGCCAAAATAAACATCTCTGAAGGATAGTGTTACCGTCTCAGTATCTCTATGCAAAAAGTTATTGGAATTATTGGAGGCATTGCTCCTCCATCGACAATAGATTATTATCAGAAAATAATTTCTGGATTTCAAGAAAAAGGAAAGACCCGTCAGTATCCATCTATATTGATTAATAGTATTGATATGACGCGGATGTTAGACTTGGTTGCAAAAAAATGGTACGACGCATTAGTCGATTATTTAAGTAGTGAGATTCAGAAGCTGAAAGACGGCGGTGCTGATTTTGCAGCGATAGCATCCAACACACCTCACGTTGTTTTTGAACAATTGCAGAAGAGATCTGCTATTCCATTAATCAGTATCGTTGATGTAACGGTCGCGTATGCAATAAAACTCGGTGTCAAAAAGCTTGGACTCTTTGGTACAATGTCCACAATGCAAAGCGGATTTTATCAAGCTGGATTTTCCAGAGAAGGAATAGAGATCATAACACCGTCTTTGGAATCACAAAATTACATTCATGATAAATATATGAATGAGTTTGTGAAGGGAATATTTCTTGAAGAGACAAAGAATGCCTTTATTGACATCGTTCTTCACATGATAAAGCAAAACAGTATAGAAGGTCTGATATTAGGCGGAACGGAATTACCTTTTATCTTAAAAGAAGAGGATTTTATTAATTTCAAATTGTTGAATACAACCGAAATACATGTAGATAGTATTCTTGAATATGCAATGAACTATAATAATCACGGAATGAAATAATGTCTCAGCCACTCACACTCTTTCAGAAAGTTTGGAACGCACATGTTGTCGCGCAGGAAAAAGATTCCCCTGCGGTTTTGTACATCGATTTACAGCTTGTGCATGAAGTTACTTCACCCCAAGCATTTGAGGGTCTGCGTCGTCGCGGACTCAAAGTGCGGCGTCCGGATAGAACTGTCGGAACAATGGATCATAGTATTCCGACCTTGCCGCCCTCTCTTCGAATTTCAGATGAACTCGCTGCAAAACAAATGCGTCAGATGGAAGTGAATGCACAGGAATTTGGTTTCCGTTTATATGGCAAGGATCATCCGCAGCGCGGTATTGTGCATGTGATCGGACCGGAACTCGGATTTACCCAACCGGGAATGACCATCGTGTGCGGTGACAGCCACACAGCAACGCACGGTGCGTTTGGTGCTCTCGCGTTTGGCATCGGCACAAGCGAAGTCGAACACGTACTTGCGACCCAATGTCTTTTGCAGCGGCTTCCCAAAACAATGGAAGTACGTATTGAAGGAAAACTGAGTAAAGGCGTGACAGCGAAAGATATCATCCTTGCGTTGCTTGCAAAGATTGGCGTCGGCGGCGGCACAGGGCACGTCATTGAATATACCGGATCGACTGTTCGTTCTCTTTCAATGGAGGAACGCATGACCGTCTGCAACATGTCCATCGAAGGCGGTGCTCGTGCAGGTATGATGGCTCCGGACGATAAAACATTTGAATTTCTTGCAAATCGTGAGTTTGCTCCGAAAGGCGATGCATGGGAAAAAGCGATGAAGTACTGGCGTTCCTTGCCAACAGATGCGGGTGCAATATACGATACAACAGTATTGTTGGATGTTTCAAACCTTGTGCCTATGTTGACTTTTGGTACAAATCCGGGCATGGGGTTACCGGTGACAGGACGGATTCCTGATCCATCCAAGATGAGCAATGCGTCAGAGAGGCAGACATTGGAGAAATCGCTTCAGTATATGGGATTTCAACCAAATGAACCTCTTTCCGGAAAAAAGATTGATGTCGTCTTCATCGGGAGCTGTACAAATTCCCGTATCTCTGATTTACGCGAAGCTGCGCGCGTGTTTTTAGGACGCAAAGTTGCACCGAATGTACGCACGATGGTTGTACCTGGCTCCCAGGAAATCAAACGGCAGGCGGAAGCGGAAGGATTGCATAAAGTATTTATTGATGCCGGTGCCGAATGGCGCGAGTCCGGCTGTTCGATGTGCATTGCGATGAATGGAGATGAAATTAAGGCAGGTCAATATGCCGTCTCAACGAGTAATCGCAATTTCGAAGGCCGGCAAGGCAAAGGCGGACGAACTCTTCTCGCTTCTCCGCTGACTGCCGCCGCCGCCGCTGTTACTGGAAAGATCACAGATGTTCGCACATTACTCACGGATTGAGTAATGAACGTGCAAACCTATCAGTGGAATGCAATTGACTATGCGAAAAGTTCTGGCATCCAGCAGCAATGGGCGCGTGAGCTTATCGGCAAGCTAAGGTTGAAAGGCAACGAAAAGCTTCTTGATATTGGAAGCGGTGACGGTAAAGTCACTGCCGAGATTGCCGGCTGCCTGCCGAATGGATCGGTCATTGGCATTGACAGCTCCGATGCGATGATCGCGCTTGCGCAAAGTAAGTTTTCAGCAGTTGTTTTTCCTAACGTGCGATTTCAACACGAAGATGCAAGCCGGTTAACGTTCGAGAATGAATTCGATATTGTCTTTTCGAATGCGACCTTACATTGGATCCTTGATCAACGTCCTGTATTGCAAGGTATCTATAAAAGCTTAAAGCGTGGTAGTAAAATTCTCTTGCAAATGGGTGGTCGCGGCAATGCGGCGGATGTATTGGCTGTGTTTGATAAATTAATTGAAACAAACGAATGGCATGGGTACTTCCATGGATTTACTTTTCCGTATGGCTTTTACAATGCCGAAGAGTACCGTCAGTGGGTATATGAAGCAGGGTTCCATGCAAAACGTATCGAGCTAATACCCAAGGACGCGGTTCACCAAGACCACACTGATTTTAAAGCGTGGATTCGAACAACATGGCTTCCGTATACGCAGCGGGTACCGGATGAAAAGAGAGAAATTTTTATTGCCCGGTTAGCGAATGATTATATTCAGCAGCATTCCGTTGATGGAAACGGTAGGGTTCATGTTCATATGATGCGGCTTGAAGTCGAAGCCGTGAAACGATAAATTCATTTTCAATCACTAAAGTCTAAAAAATACTATGGCAACATTTACAAAACTTACATCACGCGTCGTTCCACTGCTTGTGGATAATATAGACACAGATCAAATCATTCCAGCGCGATTTCTTAAGGTCACCGATAAGAATGGACTTGGCGAACAGCTGTTTTGCGATTGGCGGTACGATGCCGATGGTTCTCCAAAATCCGATTTTGTGTTGAACCAGCCGCATCATCGTGGAGCGCAGGTGCTTTTAGCGGGAGATAATTTCGGATGCGGTTCATCGCGTGAACATGCGCCGTGGGCACTCACAGCATTCGGATTTCGAGCAGTGATCAGCACGACCATTGCAGATATCTTCCGCAGTAATTCGATGAAGAACGGACTTCTTCCCATCGTTCTCACGCAGGAAGAACACCAGCAGTTCAAAGAAGAAATTCAAAATTCTCCGAATGCCGAAGTGACGATCGATCTTGAAAAACAGCGAATCGTTTTTCCATCCGGAAAAAACGCAACGTTTCCGATCGATCCGTTTTCAAAATTCTGTCTCCTGAACGGCGTCGATGAATTGGAATATTTGCGGCGGTTCAGCAAAGAGGTAGAACAATACGAAGCGAAGTACGCAAAATAACGGAGAACAGGTTATGCAGACCAAGGGAAAAGAATTGACGCAGAAGCATGAGGATCACCATCATATCGATCGGCCGATTGCTATTCTTGGTGCAGGCAATATGGGATCGGCGTTACTGAAGGGTATCATCAACGCAAAATTGACGCCTCCCAAAAAAATTATTGCATGCGACGTCAATGCAGAGAAACTGAAAACCCTTGCATCGGAGTGGAAAATCCGCACAACGCTCAGCATCAAAGAAGCGGTGAAAGAGTCGGATATTTTATTGCTTTGTGTGAAGCCGCAAACACTTTCCAAAGTATTAGAAGTCATGAAAGAGTCGATTCGGCACAACCATCTCGTGATTTCGATTGTCGCTGGCATGCGCATTGCGTTTATTCAACAGATGCTAGGAACGAATCTTGGCATTGTGCGTACGATGCCGAATATTGCTGCGACGGTTGATGAAGGCGCAGCAGCCGTTGCATTCGGAAAGCACGTAACTGCTGAGCAGCAGAAAATTGCAAAAGCCATCTTCGAAGCTGTAGGCGAGGTTGTCGTTGTCACCGAAGATCAACTTGATGCCGTTACCGGTCTCAGCGGCAGCGGTCCGGCATACATTTATATGGTGATTGAAGCCCTGATTGATGGCGGAGTGAAAATGGGATTGTCTCGTGACATTTCCACAAAGCTTGCCATTCAAACAGTTCTCGGCTCGGCAAAGTTGGCAAAATCTTCCGGTTTGCATCCAGCAATTTTGCGCGATCAAGTGACGACGCCCGGTGGAACAACCATAAATGCAATTCACGAACTTGAATCGCATGGCCTTCGCTCGATGTTGATTGATGCCGTTGCTACGGCAACACGAAGGTCGGAAGAATTAAGCAAAGTAATGAATAACTTATAGATAGAAAGAATAAGGTGTCACTGTATTGCCACGACGCCTGCCTGCCGGCAGACAGGTTCACGTCGTGTGTAATGAGTATGAGATAGACTTGGCTTGAGTCACAAGTTTAGATGATTGGACATAGATGCGGCTAAAGCCGAGACTCTTTTAATAATCAAGTCCACGAGCTGAAGCTCGTGGCAATATTTTTTAATGTTAATAACTAAGGAGAGATAGAATAACAATGGCAAAGAAATATAATATTGCAGTAATTGGTGGTGATGGCACTGGTCCGGAAGTGGTAGCTGAAGGTTTGAAAGTTCTAAAGGCCGTTTCACAGAAATATGGATTCTCTTATGATACAACAATGTTTGATTACGGCGGTGAAAGGTATTTGAAAACCGGAAAAACTATTAGTGATGAAGAGCTTGAAGGTTTAAAGAAATTTGATGCAATTTTTCTGGGTGCAATCGGTCATCCGGACGTGAAACCCGGCATTCTCGAACAAGGGATTTTGCTGAAGACACGTTTTGCTCTCGATCAGTATATTAATTTACGTCCAATCAAATTGTACAATGAAGCCTTCTGTCCACTCAAGGATAAGAAACCGGAAGATATCGATTTTGTTGTTGTGCGAGAGAACTCCGAAGGTCTCTATAAAGGTTTAGGCAGTTTTGAAAATAAAGGCACGAAAGATGAGATTGCGATTCAAATCTCGCACAATACACGCAAGGGTGTTGAACGCTGCATACGCTACGCGTTCGAATATTGCAAAAAGCGCAACAGCAAGAAGCGAAAAGTAACGCTTTGCGGAAAAACAAACGTACTGACCTTTGCCTGGGATCTCTGGCAGCGTACATTCGATGAAGTGAAAAAAGAATATCCGGATATTCAGACAGATTACGCTCACGTTGATGCGACGACCATGTGGTTTGTGAAAAATCCTGAGTGGTTTGACGTTATCGTAACAGATAATATGTTTGGCGATATCATAACAGATCTTGGCGCAATGGTGCAGGGCGGTATGGGAATTGCAGCTGGCGGTAATATTAATCCGGAAGGTGTTTCCATGTTCGAGCCCATCGGCGGATCGGCTCCAAAGTACACGGGAAAACATGTCATTAACCCGCTTGCAGCGATC
Coding sequences within:
- the aroF gene encoding 3-deoxy-7-phosphoheptulonate synthase — encoded protein: MIIVMKAGAAQQEIDRVFEKVQELGFRVHPIYGELRTVIACVGDERGKYRLQALETLDGVENVVPILKPFKLASREWNESRTSITIPAPNETNLPPVVIGNGTIVVMAGPCSVESREQILLSAELVKKAGAKVLRGGAFKPRTSPYAFQGLEEEGLKLLAEAREKTGLLIITEVITPTDVPLVADYADILQVGARNMQNFALLKDIGKLKKPVLLKRGQSSTLKELLMSAEYIMSQGNEQVILCERGIRTFEDYTRNTCDLSAVPALKELSHLPVIVDPSHGTGVRSLVTPLAKAAIAVGADGLIIEVHPHPEAAFSDGAQSLTPEQFGILMEWVRKLAHLENKTV
- the cimA gene encoding citramalate synthase, yielding MQQIYLYDTTLRDGTQGEEISFSAEDKIKIAKRLDVFGVSYIEGGWPGSNPKDMEFFERARNTKFLHAKIAAFGSTRRAKNPVEKDANIRALLDAQTPVVTIFGKTWLLHVKEALQISPEQNLTIISDSVVYLKKHGKEVIYDAEHFFDGYKQDKAYAMQTLMAAAKAGAEILVLCDTNGGTLPWEVAELVREVKKNISTPLGIHTHNDSGTAVASSLMAVREGCVQVQGTINGYGERCGNANLCTIIPDLQLKMGYRCVADEQLQHLTSVSRYISELANMKHQKNLPFVGESAFAHKGGVHVSAVMKSALTYEHIVPESVGSVRRVLISDLSGRSNVLFKVKELGMELNEKSPAVQKIVDEIKEMEHFGYSYEDAEGSFELMVKRHTGEMKQFFDLERFKVSIQKDSLEKDARSEALIKIRVGNETEITAAEGDGPINALDKALRKALEKFYPELSEIHLTDYKVRVLDTQNATAAKVRVLIETKNGESSWNTVGVSPDVVEASWKALVDSISYHLLKHKAKEIK
- a CDS encoding amino acid racemase: MQKVIGIIGGIAPPSTIDYYQKIISGFQEKGKTRQYPSILINSIDMTRMLDLVAKKWYDALVDYLSSEIQKLKDGGADFAAIASNTPHVVFEQLQKRSAIPLISIVDVTVAYAIKLGVKKLGLFGTMSTMQSGFYQAGFSREGIEIITPSLESQNYIHDKYMNEFVKGIFLEETKNAFIDIVLHMIKQNSIEGLILGGTELPFILKEEDFINFKLLNTTEIHVDSILEYAMNYNNHGMK
- a CDS encoding methyltransferase domain-containing protein is translated as MNVQTYQWNAIDYAKSSGIQQQWARELIGKLRLKGNEKLLDIGSGDGKVTAEIAGCLPNGSVIGIDSSDAMIALAQSKFSAVVFPNVRFQHEDASRLTFENEFDIVFSNATLHWILDQRPVLQGIYKSLKRGSKILLQMGGRGNAADVLAVFDKLIETNEWHGYFHGFTFPYGFYNAEEYRQWVYEAGFHAKRIELIPKDAVHQDHTDFKAWIRTTWLPYTQRVPDEKREIFIARLANDYIQQHSVDGNGRVHVHMMRLEVEAVKR
- the proC gene encoding pyrroline-5-carboxylate reductase, encoding MQTKGKELTQKHEDHHHIDRPIAILGAGNMGSALLKGIINAKLTPPKKIIACDVNAEKLKTLASEWKIRTTLSIKEAVKESDILLLCVKPQTLSKVLEVMKESIRHNHLVISIVAGMRIAFIQQMLGTNLGIVRTMPNIAATVDEGAAAVAFGKHVTAEQQKIAKAIFEAVGEVVVVTEDQLDAVTGLSGSGPAYIYMVIEALIDGGVKMGLSRDISTKLAIQTVLGSAKLAKSSGLHPAILRDQVTTPGGTTINAIHELESHGLRSMLIDAVATATRRSEELSKVMNNL
- the leuC gene encoding 3-isopropylmalate dehydratase large subunit; translated protein: MSQPLTLFQKVWNAHVVAQEKDSPAVLYIDLQLVHEVTSPQAFEGLRRRGLKVRRPDRTVGTMDHSIPTLPPSLRISDELAAKQMRQMEVNAQEFGFRLYGKDHPQRGIVHVIGPELGFTQPGMTIVCGDSHTATHGAFGALAFGIGTSEVEHVLATQCLLQRLPKTMEVRIEGKLSKGVTAKDIILALLAKIGVGGGTGHVIEYTGSTVRSLSMEERMTVCNMSIEGGARAGMMAPDDKTFEFLANREFAPKGDAWEKAMKYWRSLPTDAGAIYDTTVLLDVSNLVPMLTFGTNPGMGLPVTGRIPDPSKMSNASERQTLEKSLQYMGFQPNEPLSGKKIDVVFIGSCTNSRISDLREAARVFLGRKVAPNVRTMVVPGSQEIKRQAEAEGLHKVFIDAGAEWRESGCSMCIAMNGDEIKAGQYAVSTSNRNFEGRQGKGGRTLLASPLTAAAAAVTGKITDVRTLLTD
- a CDS encoding 2-isopropylmalate synthase, whose product is MENRIYIFDTTLRDGEQSPGCSMNIEEKLRLARQLQLLCVDVIEAGFPIASVGDFEAVKLVAEKIKTCTVAALARTVKLDIDRAWEAIQGAVKPRIHTFIATSDLHLKYKLKKSREQVLQDAVWAVKYAKSLCEEVEFSCEDASRTDINYLYEVVEATIDAGASIINLPDTVGYAIPDEYGAMFRMVRERVPNINKAILSSHCHNDLGLAVANSIAAIQNGVRQVECTLNGIGERAGNASLEEIAMAIKTRHEKLGLKTNIDTEEIYKSSKLLSSLTGMMVQRNKAIVGANAFAHEAGIHQDGVLKSPITYEIMTPQSVGIKHTMLVLGKHSGRHALKQRYTELGYKLSDEELQRAYKLFCEIADQKKEVFDEDLEAILETSSETEEVYHLANIQIVSGTNLRPTATIELQQGDQTIVDSATGDGPVDASYKAIERITGMIGKLTEYSIKSVSLGHDAVGEVFVRVEFDGVLYNGRAASTDILAGSARAYLEALNRALASKKRKEEQPK
- a CDS encoding 3-isopropylmalate dehydrogenase — its product is MAKKYNIAVIGGDGTGPEVVAEGLKVLKAVSQKYGFSYDTTMFDYGGERYLKTGKTISDEELEGLKKFDAIFLGAIGHPDVKPGILEQGILLKTRFALDQYINLRPIKLYNEAFCPLKDKKPEDIDFVVVRENSEGLYKGLGSFENKGTKDEIAIQISHNTRKGVERCIRYAFEYCKKRNSKKRKVTLCGKTNVLTFAWDLWQRTFDEVKKEYPDIQTDYAHVDATTMWFVKNPEWFDVIVTDNMFGDIITDLGAMVQGGMGIAAGGNINPEGVSMFEPIGGSAPKYTGKHVINPLAAICAMGMLLETVGEEKAGKAIENAVIKIVQNKLKTLAAGKMGYTTEEIGDMVVAGI
- the leuD gene encoding 3-isopropylmalate dehydratase small subunit is translated as MATFTKLTSRVVPLLVDNIDTDQIIPARFLKVTDKNGLGEQLFCDWRYDADGSPKSDFVLNQPHHRGAQVLLAGDNFGCGSSREHAPWALTAFGFRAVISTTIADIFRSNSMKNGLLPIVLTQEEHQQFKEEIQNSPNAEVTIDLEKQRIVFPSGKNATFPIDPFSKFCLLNGVDELEYLRRFSKEVEQYEAKYAK